GGTGATGCCGCTGGCCGGTCTGATCGGTTCGGGCCTGGGAATCTGCAACCCGTACAACCTGCAGATCATCCTCGAAGAAGCCAAGATCCCGGTGCTGGTGGATGCCGGTGTCGGTACGGCTTCCGACGCCACCATCGCCATGGAGCTGGGTTGTGACGCGGTGCTGATGAATTCGGCTATCGCCCACGCCCAGCAGCCGATCATGATGGCCGAAGCCATGAAACACGCGATCGTCGCGGGCCGCCTGGCCTACCTCGCCGGCCGTATGCCGAAAAAACTCTATGCCAGCGCCTCTTCGCCGCTGGATGGTCTGATCAAGTAAGAGCCATTGATGACTGAATCGAACGACACGCCAATCCAGACGGAAGAAGGCGACGAGCGCCAACACCGCCGCATCAAGAGTTTCGTGATGCGCGCCGGGCGCATGACCGAAGGCCAGCAAAAAGGCCTGGAGCAGGGCACGCCGCTGTTCGTGCTGCCATTGGCCGACGCGCCGGTGGACTTCGACCAAGTGTTCGGTCGCTCGGCGCCGCGCTCGCTGGAAATCGGTTTCGGCATGGGCCACTCGCTGCTGGAAATGGCCGCTGCTTCGCCGGAGCAGGATTTCATCGGCGTGGAAGTGCACCGCCCGGGGGTGGGTGCGTTGCTCAATGGCGTGCTGACCCAGGGTTTGACCAACCTGCGGGTCTACGATTGTGACGCGATCGAAGTGCTCAACCGTTGCGTGGCCGACAACAGCCTGGACCGCTTGATGCTGTTTTTCCCGGACCCTTGGCACAAGAGCCGTCATCACAAGCGCCGCATCGTTCAGGCATCGTTCGCTGAACTGGTGCGCAGCAAGTTGAAGGTCGGCGGTGTGCTGCACATGGCCACCGACTGGGAACCGTATGCCGAGTACATGCTGGAAGTGATGAACGTTGCGCCGGGTTATCGCAACCTGGCTGAAGACGGCAAGTGCGTTCCGCGCCCGGCCGAGCGGCCGATCACCAAGTTCGAACGCCGTGGCGAACGTCTTGGGCATGGCGTGTGGGATTTGAAGTTCGAAAAACTGTCCTAAGCCAAACGCTACAAACCTGTAGGAGCCGGCTTGCTGGCGATGGAGTGTCAGTCAACATTGATGTGTCTGACACTCCATCGCCAGCGAGCCGGCTCCTACGGTTTTTTTTGTGCCTGTGGAAATCAGCGGCGATCAGCTACTACGCCAATCAACACCAACACCACCAGCAGCACGGGCGCCAGGCTGTAGTTGTTGAACTGGCTCAAGCCTTTGACGATCCACGGCGTGGCGTAGATCAGCGCCGCACCGCTGCCGACCATGCAAAGCAGAGACATCAGCGGTACGCGCAAGGCGCCGGCGACACTGCCCAGGCGCTGTTCGACCCAACCTTTGAAATCAGCACCAAACAACACCAGCAGGCAGCCCACCAGGGCCAGGGCGATTTCCGAGAGGTTGCTGCGGCTCCAGCGAGACACGGTGGCGAGCAGGTCGAGTACCAAATCCATTCGATTTCCTTATGTCAGAAATTTCTGCAGCAAGTCGTTGAGGAAGAGTTGTCCGCGCTCGGTGGCCGCCAGACGTGACGGTTCGACCTGCAACAGGCCGCTTTGTTCGGCTTCGCGACGAGCTTCGGCAAGGCTTTCCAGCGACAGTCCGGTGCGTTCCGGATATAGCCGCGATTCGACACCATCAGTCAGGCGCAAAGCGTTCATCAGGAACTCGAACGGCATTTCGTCGTTGGTCAGGGCTTTCTCGCCCGCCTTGAAGTTTTTTGCCGGGTTTAGGTAATCCTTCGGCAGGCGGGTCTTCCAGGTGCGGATAATGCGCCCGTCCGGATGGCTGAGTTTGCCGTGGGCGCCGGCGCCGATGCCGATGAAGTCGCCGAAACTCCAGTAATTGAGGTTATGCCGCGCCGGACGCCCCGGCTGGGCATAGGCCGAGACTTCGTACTGCGCGTAACCGTGCTCGGCGAGCAGCGCCTGACCGGCTTCCTGAATGTCCCACAGCGTGTCGTCTTCCGGCAGCGTCGGCGGCTGGTTCCAGAACACGGTGTTCGGTTCCAGGGTCAGTTGGTACCAAGACAGGTGCGTGGGTTTCAGGGCGATGGCGGTGCGCAGATCGGCCAGGGCATCGTCCAGAGTCTGATTCGGCAAACCATGCATCAAGTCCAGGTTGAAGTTATCGAACCCGGCCTGGCGCGCCATGCCGGCGGCTCGCACCGCTTCGTCGCCGTTGTGGATGCGGCCCAAGGCCTGCAGTTTTTCCTGCTGAAAACTCTGGATGCCAATCGACAGCCGATTGATCCCCAGTTTCCGGTACGCCACGAACTTGTCTTGCTCGAACGTCCCCGGATTGGCCTCCAGGGTGATTTCGATGTCGCTGGCAAACGCAATGCGCTGTTCCACGCCCTTGAGCAAACGGCCCAAGGCTTCGGCACTGAACAGGCTTGGCGTGCCGCCACCGAAGAAAATCGAGCTCAGTTGGCGGCCATAAACGGCATGCAGGTCCTGATCGAGGT
The Pseudomonas sp. MYb327 DNA segment above includes these coding regions:
- a CDS encoding DUF3392 domain-containing protein: MDLVLDLLATVSRWSRSNLSEIALALVGCLLVLFGADFKGWVEQRLGSVAGALRVPLMSLLCMVGSGAALIYATPWIVKGLSQFNNYSLAPVLLVVLVLIGVVADRR
- the trmB gene encoding tRNA (guanosine(46)-N7)-methyltransferase TrmB, whose protein sequence is MTESNDTPIQTEEGDERQHRRIKSFVMRAGRMTEGQQKGLEQGTPLFVLPLADAPVDFDQVFGRSAPRSLEIGFGMGHSLLEMAAASPEQDFIGVEVHRPGVGALLNGVLTQGLTNLRVYDCDAIEVLNRCVADNSLDRLMLFFPDPWHKSRHHKRRIVQASFAELVRSKLKVGGVLHMATDWEPYAEYMLEVMNVAPGYRNLAEDGKCVPRPAERPITKFERRGERLGHGVWDLKFEKLS
- the hemW gene encoding radical SAM family heme chaperone HemW: MTVESSASPLIFGGDAQSPRAALSVLPPLALYIHIPWCVRKCPYCDFNSHTASPVLPEEEYVDALLADLDQDLHAVYGRQLSSIFFGGGTPSLFSAEALGRLLKGVEQRIAFASDIEITLEANPGTFEQDKFVAYRKLGINRLSIGIQSFQQEKLQALGRIHNGDEAVRAAGMARQAGFDNFNLDLMHGLPNQTLDDALADLRTAIALKPTHLSWYQLTLEPNTVFWNQPPTLPEDDTLWDIQEAGQALLAEHGYAQYEVSAYAQPGRPARHNLNYWSFGDFIGIGAGAHGKLSHPDGRIIRTWKTRLPKDYLNPAKNFKAGEKALTNDEMPFEFLMNALRLTDGVESRLYPERTGLSLESLAEARREAEQSGLLQVEPSRLAATERGQLFLNDLLQKFLT